Genomic DNA from bacterium:
AATTAATTAAATGTGAAGAAGACAAAATCGTTATACCTGAAAAAGTAGATTTTATTCTTGCGTTTTATATGGTTCACGAAGTCCCGGATAAAAATAAACTTTTTACAACTTTGAAAAGTTTTCTTAAAGAGAATGGTGAGTTCTTAATTGTAGAGCCAAAATTATTTCACGTTTCTAAAAAAGAATTTGCATCAACATTAAATAATGCAGAAGCAGTTGGATTTAAAACTTCTGCAGGTCCACGATTATCTTTTAGTTTTTCATCATTATTAAAAATCAATTGACGTGAATTATGAAAGCAATTGTGGCTACTAAATACGGTCCGCCCGAAGTTCTTCAAATTAAAGAAATAGAAAAACCCACGCCCGGTAATAACGAAATACTTGTAAAAGTTTTCGCAACAACAGTGTCAGCTGCAGATTACAGGGTGCGGAGTTTTAATGTTCCAATTTCATTTTGGCTTCCTGCCCGGTTTGCGCTTGGACTTACTAAACCAAGAAATTCTGTGTTGGGAATGGATTTTTCTGGAGTGGTTGAAGCGGTTGGTAAAAATGTTACAAAGTATAAAGTCGGCGATCCTGTTTTCGGATTGATGGGACATCAATTCGGATGCTACGCTCAGTACTTATGCCTTTCTGAGGATTGGAAGCTCGTGGGAATAGCAGGTAAGCCTGCAAATTTAAATTTCGAGGAAGCTGCTGCTATACCTTTTGGAGGACTGACAGCTTTATATTTTATGAGGGAGGCAAAAATTCAAAAAGGACAAAAAGTTCTGATAACCGGAGCGTCGGGGAGCGTAGGAACTTCTGCAGTCCAGATTGCGAAATACTACTGCGCTGAGGTAACTGCTGTTTGCAGAACTGATAAGATTGAGTTGGTAAAGTCACTCGGTGCGGATAAAATTGTTGATTACACCAAAGATGATTTTACAAAAAGCGGTGAGTTATATGATGTGATTTTTGAAGTTGCCGGTAAAACTCCATTCTCAGACTGTATAAAATCTCTTACAAAAACCGGAACTCTTCTGCACGCTGTCGCTGTGCCTGCGGTAACAATTCAAATGAAATGGCAATCGATAACAACCGGCAGAAAAATGATTGGTGGCGGTCCTGATAATAATTCTAAGGATTTGATTTTCTTAAAAGAACTTGTTGAGTCGGGCAAGTTGAAACCAATAATTGACAGATCCTATCCGATGGAACAAATTGTTGAAGCGCACAAATATGTCGGGTCCGGTCACAAAAAAGGAAATGTAGTTGTTACAATAGAACACAATGATTAGGCTAACTTGTTTTCCCGTTGTTTTCTTTGGGAAGATTTGGGATGTTTGATGAAGATTTGTTTTAGCGAAAAACTTGCAGACGTCTTTACCTTATTTAAGCTGAAATTCTATCAGTTCGCTTCCGGCAGCGGCTGAAGAAAATTTTTCTTTCAGTTTAATCAGCTCCTCTTCATCATCTTTAAACACCGCATCGACAAAATCCAATGTGAAATAAAAGATCAATTTGCATTTGTCGGCAAGATTTTGTGAGTCGGGAGAAAAACCATCCAGCTGCCCCGAAACCACTCCGATGCTCGAAAAATAGTAATGATGAAAATCATTTATCTTTACCAGGAACCTTTCCGATCTGTCAAACGAATTTATCAAACTGAAGTCGGGAATGATAAATTCATCAGTGTCCTCATAAAAATGAAGAAGCGGTACATTCATTTTATCGCTATCATAATAGGGTGATTTTTTTATGTCCTCCACCGCAGAACCGAGACCAATTCCGCCATCCAGACTTACCAGACATCTGACATTATTATTTTTCATTTGTAACAGTAGAACAGACCGCCCGCCAAAACTATGACCTATTAAAGCGATATTATTAAAATCTATGTTGGTGAATCTGTGAAGTGAGCTGATTGCAAATTCCATATCCTTAACCTGTTCTTCAGCACTTTCAACAGCCTGCGAATCATCTGTCATCGGTCCGGATATTCTCGTTTGAGAAGGTGTAGTCGCAACAACATATCCATTGCTTGCAATGAATTCACACAAAAAAGCCTGGTGATGAGCAGAGTGATAGTTACCCTGTGCAACAACTATCAATGGAAATTTTTCATTTAAAGGAACGGCGTTTTCATCTGCAAGCATTTGAAGATCGAACCAGGCACGGACTGTTTTATTGCTCACTCCGTTTTGCTGCAGAAGATTTTCATATTGTATAATGGCGCTGTCCTGCATTGATTTTGAAACCTGAAATTGAGTTTCAGCAGCACTTAATATAAAATAATCTTCATTTGTAAACGGATCAGATTTTCCGGAAAGGTGTGCGGGGAACCAGACACTCACCTGAACAGGTCTGTAACTTTTATTATCGGCTGTTGTTCTGCTTGAATCATACAACGATAAAACCTGAAAACTCACATCATATTTTCCTCTGCTCATATAGTTCAGTGCCTGATGCTGAGCAGATAACGGCAGGGTAACCAGCAGAATCGAAAAAATTGTAAGTGTCTTTATCATAATTATATTATTAGTTAATATAAAATTCTGTGCACCAAATTAAAATCACTCTTTTTGTTGTTTTCTTTTGGGAGAATGGGAAAGTTAGATACAGAAGTTATTAGCTTTGCTTAACTTGTAACGTACAAATTATAACCCACGGATTTATCCGTGGGTATAAAGTGAAATACAAATTATTTCTCAACGGTTTCAACCGTTTTCAAGGTTTGCTGAGAAGTATGGACTAAGTATAGTAAACCGATGAATCGGTTTCTGCGGGAATTCGTTCTGCGTTTCTTTCCCACGACTGAAGTCGTGGGTTAAAAATTATTTTCTCGCGTTGTTTTCTTTTGAAAGAATTGGGAAGTTAGCATTGAATATTTTATCAGGTTCAATTAAAAAGGACAAAAGGTAAAATCCGGGAGTCGATTCTATGAAGTTTAAAACATTCTTCCTGTTATTTATTTTCCTGTCTGTTCAGATTCACGCACAAACGTTAACTTCCGCAGAGAAAGTAAAAATCCTCACTGATGTAATACAGAAAATTGAAAAAATTTATCCCTTTCCGGAAATATCTGAAAAAATAATTGGCGGGTTGAATAAACAAATTTCAGATAGATATTATGATGGGATTAATTCCCCGATCGATTTTGCAACTCAGGTGACGAACAATCTCGAAACATTCAGCAGCGATAAGCATCTCGATCTTATTTACAACCCTGGTTTGGCAAAAGCATTGCTGGAAGAAACATCTAACAGTTCAGACTATACAGAAGAAGAAGCCAAAACGGAAATCTGGAATAACTATGGATTTAAGGAACTGAAAATACTGGACGGCAATGTTGGATATCTTAATCTTAGTGTTTTCTTTTCCACGGATTACGCTGCCAAAGTTGCGGATGCTACGATGAACTATTTTTCCAATTGCAATGCATTGATTATCGACCTGCGCGAAAACGGCGGCGGCTGGGGTGATATGGTTGTCTATTTACTTGCATACTTCATTGATAATAAAGAACCGCTGGTATTAAACACTACTCAATCTACACTGGATAGTACTATTTATTCTGAAGTTGTACCGGCACAGGTAACTGGTCGTAAGTTAACTGACATTCCTGTTTATGTTTTAACATCTCAGGTAACTGCATCGGCTGCTGAAGCATTCACCGCTCATTTAAAATATTTCAATAAGAACACTGTAATCGTCGGCAGGAAAACCAAAGGCGCTGAAAACCCGGTTGAACATATCGCTATTGATGAAAATTTCGTTCTGCAAATTCCGGCCTGGAAAAAAATATATTCGGGAAATCCTCTCGCCTGGGAAGGAATTGGAATTAATCCAGATATTGAAGTCGAACCGGAAAATGCTTTCCCGACAGCTTATAAAAATGCCTTGCAGAAATTATTGAAAACTGCGAATGAACAAACAGCAATTGATAAATACCAATGGGCTCTGGACGGTTTATCTGCGAGTTACGATAACATTGATATAAACACGATCAAAGAATATGCGGACAGCTATGGCAAAATTCAAATAAAATTCATAGACGACAAATTGTATTATCAATCTGAAGGTAGTTCATCCAATCTGTTGATTCCAATTTCTGCCGATTACTTCATTGTGAAAGGACTTAATTATTTCAGAATTAAGTTTATAAAAAATGAGAGCACCATAATCTTGAAACAGATATTTACTTTCGGAGTGGAGAGAGAATATGTTAAGAGCAAATAACAGATTTAAGGATAGTTTTTCCCGGAAGTCACGTCTGCCCCGTTGTTTTCTTTGGGAAGAATGGGGAAGTTTGAAAAGAAAAATAATTTAAATACACAAGAAGTTTCGTAATGAAGATATCAAGATCTTCTATACCATTACCAAATAAAGATAAACTTGATAAACTAATATTAAGTTCTTATGAAGAAGTTTGTTCACTCAGATTAACATTCCAAAAGAAAGAAACAGAATTTAACTACACAAAGAAATTTATTTCTGAGTCAATCGAGAGAATTGCTGACTTGTTGTTAGCAATATCAAAATTAACTTTCAGAGATATTGATAGTATGCATATTCTAATGCGTTCATCTTTGGAAGTAAATATAGACTTATTATGGTTCTATAAAATCTATCTTGATAATAACTTTCAGGGAGAACAACTTGCCCGAAGATTTTTTCAATTTGGTGCAGAATACTACTTAAAAGTTTCTAAAAACTATGCGACTGTATTAGAAGTTGATCCTTATTTAAAGAAAATAAATGACAGGTATCCACATAATAAGTTTACTGAGGATGCAAAGAATTTGAAATTGGTTGAACTTGTTGATCCAAAAGCGAAAAAAGAATTAAGAAGTTTGCAAGAAATTGATTGGCATTGTCTGCCGGGATTTATAAAAGGCAAAAAGGAAATCTCATTCAGATCACGCAGTGAAGTGGCAGCAGAGATGGCTAAGGTGCTATTTAATTTAAAATATGCTCCATATTACCAAAATTGGACTACGTTAAATGCATTTACTCATTGGTCAGCTGCAAAAATGAAGTTTTATGATGATAAAGTTTCTGAAGTTTTTTATTTAAGAAATCTTAACGCATCTCTTGGTTTTTTGCACGATGTACTAAATGTGGGATATAATTATTTAAAAATAATCCCACCTGAAAAAGTAAGAATGATGAGACAAGAGTTTCACTACTTCAGTACTTGAAATATTGTTAAGCTAAAAGATGAAAATCCACTCAAAGGGTTTTTGCTTTTGGTATAGAGATGTACTTGGAAAAAGTGCTAATGAACATTTTTTCTTTAGGTTGCACTCTACGATGGAATGAATTATTAGCTTTATATATGGCAAAAAAGAAAAAAAAGACAGAATCGAAACCGTTATTAATATCAATCGGGAAGTGCGCTTATATAATGAATATGAGTGAACCTACCTTAGATAGTTGGCTCAAGGAAAAAAATATTTTGGTAGTAGTTGACAAACATGGTCAGCATTGCATCACATACGAAAACTTTAAGCGTTTAGCTAATGATGAAAACAAAAACGAGAAATCAAAATCCGATGTGGTTAAATATTTAACCGATAGAGAAAGCTGGGATTTAGAAAAGATGAAAAATGAAATAGGCAAAATGGATGCAAAGTATAGAGAATATGTTAAAATGTTAACAGAATATCATTCGGAAATATTTAATGCCCACTTTGAGTTAAATAATGAGTCTCCAATATGTGCTGCTTTATTATTATTCACAAAGATTATAAACATGTGCAATTTGTTTCTTGATAGCATTGAAAAATATAATTCTTCACTTTTACTAATACGCACAATTGATGAAGCAAATACACTTGCACAGTACTTTACTGTAATGCAACAAGATGAGCAATGCAAAAGAGATTTAATTGCTTGGTTTCGTTATGAAAAATCCCCTTCTCCAGCCGAATGTAGAGAAAGTCTATCAATTGCACTTACTGCACTTGCACCTCAGGCCGGGATTCCAAGTGATTTATTAGAAATGCTAACTGACGATGTATATGATGCAAAAAGTAAGTCAGTTCATCATTCATATAAGGATTGTTCGGAATTACTTGATCTTGAGTTGAAAGATGATAACATTTCTGTTAAAACTGTTGCGTATGAATCAATAAGTATTTATCGTCTATTTGAAGTATTAGAATACTTTGAAAGTATAATAAATAATGTTCTTCAGGGATTCTTAATTTGCTTTAATAATTTTTTGAGTGATGAAAACAAAAAAAAGCTAGTAGAACTAACAACTAGAATGAGCTTTAAATAATCAAAATATGAACACCATAAAAAACCTCGGCTTCAACAATTGGTTTAAGGATAAAGTTGATTTAAAATTTTTCGGGGGGTATAATCCCAATGATTAATAAACGATAAGGTTATTTTAATCTAAAAGGTGAAATACTTGAAGCATAAACCGGGTAAAAAAATAAAAGTCAATCGCATACCGGAAAGAGGTTTTTACGATTCTGAAACCATCAATAAAATTATTGATGAAGCTTTGTATTGCCACATCAGTTTTATTCAGGATGGACACCCGTTCATTATCCCGACTATCCACGCGAGAATGAACGATCATCTTGTATTTCATGGTGCAAAAGCCAGCCGGCTTCTTAAACAAATTGCCAGCGGAGAAGAAATAGCTGTTTCAGTTACAATTTTAGATGAGCTTGTCCTGGCACGATCAGTTTTTCATCATTCAATGAACTACAGATCTGTGGTGATTTTTGGTAAAGGCCAATTGATTAAAAATAAAATTGAAAAACTCAATGCTCTGGAAGCAATAACAAATCATATCATTCCGGGCAGATGGAATGATGCAAGAAAGCCAAACGAAAAAGAACTTAATGCAACTTCAGTTGTTTCACTTAAGATAGATGAAGCTTCAGCAAAAATAAGATCCGGTCCGCCAAAGGATGAAGAAGAAGATTATGATTTGCCGGTTTGGGCAGGTGTTATACCGTTTTCAAAAAAATTCGAACAGCCGAAAGAGGATCCAAAACTTAAGTCGGGAATTCTTCTTCCGGATTACATTGAAAAGCTTATCAAATGAAAATTATAATTTATTTTCTGAACTTTATAAGTGTAATCAGCGTTAATAAAAGCAGCTTTGTTGTTTCCAACCGCAATGGAAGTTATTGGTTTTAAAAATAAATCCAGATAAATATGGGGGCGTGAGAAATATTTATTAGGCAATAACTACGGGGAAATAGGTTATGAGATATTTTTTTATTTGCGGACTTTGGGCAGGCTACTGCGCCCTTCATAGTTTTTTAATAAGCATTTCATTTACAAAATTTATCAGCCGCATATTAAAAAAATATTACGCTTTCTATCGTCTCTTTTACGTTTTATCCGCTCTCGTACTCCTCATTCTGCTAATTGATTATACATCTCCATACGATAACGAAATAATTGTATCATATACTTTCCCCTGGTCTATTATACGTTACGCTTTAATGTATGGTTCACTGTTATTATTCTTCTGGGCGTTCTTCTTTAATTATGATTCTTTATCGTTTTTCGGAATCAGGCAAATATTAAACTCTGGAAAGGAATTAACAATAAATCCTGCCGAAACAATTAAAAAGAAAGGTTTATTGGGAGTAATAAGACATCCGATGTATTTAGCTCTAATAATTTTCTTGTGGAGTACAATATTTACGTTAATGGATCTGCTCATAAACACAGTGCTAACCATTTATGTAATCATTGGGACAATACTGGAAGAAAAGAAACTTGTATTAGAATTCGGCGAAGCTTATATAAAATATCAGCACGAAGTACCAATGTTGGTTCCATTTACTAAACCAAAGGCCGTCTGAATTAATTAATCAATTTTATTGTACAGCAGAAATGAATAATCAGATGTTTCTCCCGTTAGTATCTTTATGTATAATTGCTCACATAGTCAGACTTAGTTATGAAATCTTGAAACACAAAAAATTAATTAAAGCGAGCAGGATTTCGTTTGTAATTATATTCTCAAATATGTTGTTATTATGGACTTCCTGGTTTTTACTCTGCAGCTTCGATCCGTCCGAAACAAACCTTCCGATAATATTGAGTTATTTTGGTATCTCGTTAGCTATTCTTGGTGTAATTATTTTCTTAACTGCTTTATTAACAATCAAAACATTAGAAACTTACGAAGGCGATCTTATTACAAGTGGAATTTATTCGAGGATAAGGCACCCGATGTATCTCGGTTTTTTACTTTGGTTAATTGGATTTCCACTTTTTTACGGTGGAATGTATTCACTTATACTTGCCATTCCATTTGCTATAAATGTTTTGTATTGGAGACATTTAGAAGAGTTAGAATTAGATAAAAGATTTGTTGACTATAAATTATATAAGAAGAAAACGATCTTTTAAAATTATATTCTTTTTAAAGTTTATAACGACAGTAAATATTTAAAATAAAATGGACAACCTACAAAATCTCGGCTTCGATAATTGGTTCAGCGATAAAATAGATTTATCCAAAACTGATTTTAACATCGTAAGAGTAATAAGCGTAAACAAAAACAGCTTTGTTGTTTCCAACGGTGTAAAAGATATTTATGCAGAGCTTACGGGAAAATTTTTGTTTAATTCAGAGAACTCCCTTGATATGCCTGCTGTCGGCGATTGGGTTTATGCACAACTATTCGATGATAGTTCTCTGGCGATTATTCACGACATTCTTTCGCGCAAAACATTACTGAAAAGAAAAGCATCCGGCAAAAAAGTTGATTACCAACTTATCGCTGCGAACATTGATACTGCAATCATTATGCAGTCGCTCGATTCCAATTTTAATTTAAGACGGCTCGAACGATACCTTGTGATGATAAACGAAGGCAAGATTACTCCGGCAATATTCTTAAGTAAAAGTGATCTAATAAATGCTGAAGAAATTGAGCAAAAGAAGAATGATATCCGTAAAATTTTGCCTGATGTTAAGATTGCTTCTTTCAGCAATAACAGCGCAAGCGATATAGAAAGTATTAAAACTTTATTTGAGCCATTTAAAACTTACTGCCTGCTTGGTTCATCTGGTGTTGGCAAAACAACCTTGCTGAATAATTTAATTAATCAGGAACTGTACAAAACACAGCCGATAAGAGAAAAAGATGGAAGAGGAAAACACACCACAACCCGCCGCGAACTTATAGTTTTAGAAAACGGAGCAATAATAATAGATAATCCCGGAATGCGTGAACTCGGAGTAATCTCAAACGAGTCAGGACTCGGTGATACGTTCAATGAAATTGATGAGCTCGCAGACCAGTGCAAATACAAAGACTGCACTCACACTGTCGAAGCGGGTTGCGCAGTACTTGAAGCCGTTGAAAGGGGAGAGATTTCAGAAGAGCGTTATAATAATTATATCAAGATTTATAAAGAGTCATTGTATAATGAAATGTCCTACGTTGAAAAGAGACAGAAAGATAAAAAGTTCGGCAAGTTCTTTCATTCCACAATGAAAGATGTAAAAAAGATGAAGGGGAGATGATGTATATAATCCGCTGTCATTCCGAACTTGATTCGGAATCTTACTTCTTGATTTTGAATTGAGTAGAGAACCTGAAACAAGTTCAGGTTGATGCACCGAAGGATAAAAAGTGGGGGAGGTTTTTTCATCGCACAATGAAAGATGTAAAGAAGATGAAGGGGAGAGAGTAAACTCAATAACTCAGCGATAACAATCTTAATGAAAGATAAACTACTAATAATTGATCTTGATGAAACCTTAATCTATTCAAGTCTGACAAGGCTATCTTTTCCGGAAGATTTCAGAGTTGGCCAATACTTCGTTTACAAAAGGCCGGGGCTTGAGAATTTTCTTAAATTCATCAATGAAAATTTCAAACTTGCAGTTTGGACTTCATCAACTTCAGAGTATGCTAACGATATAGTCAAACAACTTTTCGCTGATCAATCTGTTCTTAAATTTGTTTGGGCACGGGACAAATGTGTTTCTAAAATCGATATTGAATCGCGTGAGCAGTACTGGATTAAAGATTTGAAAAAAGTCAAGAAGCTCGGCTTCGAATTAGAAAAAATTTTAGTAATTGATGACAGTCCGGAAAAACTTCAGAG
This window encodes:
- a CDS encoding class I SAM-dependent methyltransferase, whose amino-acid sequence is MREDKNRVCPVELANSLDNKLRRWLQNPQKILSPFVKEGMKVLDIGCGPGFFSVELAKMVGANGKVYAVDLQEGMLQKIKNKIRGTSLENIIQLIKCEEDKIVIPEKVDFILAFYMVHEVPDKNKLFTTLKSFLKENGEFLIVEPKLFHVSKKEFASTLNNAEAVGFKTSAGPRLSFSFSSLLKIN
- a CDS encoding NAD(P)-dependent alcohol dehydrogenase, which encodes MKAIVATKYGPPEVLQIKEIEKPTPGNNEILVKVFATTVSAADYRVRSFNVPISFWLPARFALGLTKPRNSVLGMDFSGVVEAVGKNVTKYKVGDPVFGLMGHQFGCYAQYLCLSEDWKLVGIAGKPANLNFEEAAAIPFGGLTALYFMREAKIQKGQKVLITGASGSVGTSAVQIAKYYCAEVTAVCRTDKIELVKSLGADKIVDYTKDDFTKSGELYDVIFEVAGKTPFSDCIKSLTKTGTLLHAVAVPAVTIQMKWQSITTGRKMIGGGPDNNSKDLIFLKELVESGKLKPIIDRSYPMEQIVEAHKYVGSGHKKGNVVVTIEHND
- a CDS encoding dienelactone hydrolase family protein → MIKTLTIFSILLVTLPLSAQHQALNYMSRGKYDVSFQVLSLYDSSRTTADNKSYRPVQVSVWFPAHLSGKSDPFTNEDYFILSAAETQFQVSKSMQDSAIIQYENLLQQNGVSNKTVRAWFDLQMLADENAVPLNEKFPLIVVAQGNYHSAHHQAFLCEFIASNGYVVATTPSQTRISGPMTDDSQAVESAEEQVKDMEFAISSLHRFTNIDFNNIALIGHSFGGRSVLLLQMKNNNVRCLVSLDGGIGLGSAVEDIKKSPYYDSDKMNVPLLHFYEDTDEFIIPDFSLINSFDRSERFLVKINDFHHYYFSSIGVVSGQLDGFSPDSQNLADKCKLIFYFTLDFVDAVFKDDEEELIKLKEKFSSAAAGSELIEFQLK
- a CDS encoding S41 family peptidase yields the protein MKFKTFFLLFIFLSVQIHAQTLTSAEKVKILTDVIQKIEKIYPFPEISEKIIGGLNKQISDRYYDGINSPIDFATQVTNNLETFSSDKHLDLIYNPGLAKALLEETSNSSDYTEEEAKTEIWNNYGFKELKILDGNVGYLNLSVFFSTDYAAKVADATMNYFSNCNALIIDLRENGGGWGDMVVYLLAYFIDNKEPLVLNTTQSTLDSTIYSEVVPAQVTGRKLTDIPVYVLTSQVTASAAEAFTAHLKYFNKNTVIVGRKTKGAENPVEHIAIDENFVLQIPAWKKIYSGNPLAWEGIGINPDIEVEPENAFPTAYKNALQKLLKTANEQTAIDKYQWALDGLSASYDNIDINTIKEYADSYGKIQIKFIDDKLYYQSEGSSSNLLIPISADYFIVKGLNYFRIKFIKNESTIILKQIFTFGVEREYVKSK
- a CDS encoding pyridoxamine 5'-phosphate oxidase family protein produces the protein MKHKPGKKIKVNRIPERGFYDSETINKIIDEALYCHISFIQDGHPFIIPTIHARMNDHLVFHGAKASRLLKQIASGEEIAVSVTILDELVLARSVFHHSMNYRSVVIFGKGQLIKNKIEKLNALEAITNHIIPGRWNDARKPNEKELNATSVVSLKIDEASAKIRSGPPKDEEEDYDLPVWAGVIPFSKKFEQPKEDPKLKSGILLPDYIEKLIK
- a CDS encoding protein-S-isoprenylcysteine methyltransferase, which codes for MRYFFICGLWAGYCALHSFLISISFTKFISRILKKYYAFYRLFYVLSALVLLILLIDYTSPYDNEIIVSYTFPWSIIRYALMYGSLLLFFWAFFFNYDSLSFFGIRQILNSGKELTINPAETIKKKGLLGVIRHPMYLALIIFLWSTIFTLMDLLINTVLTIYVIIGTILEEKKLVLEFGEAYIKYQHEVPMLVPFTKPKAV
- a CDS encoding isoprenylcysteine carboxylmethyltransferase family protein, which translates into the protein MNNQMFLPLVSLCIIAHIVRLSYEILKHKKLIKASRISFVIIFSNMLLLWTSWFLLCSFDPSETNLPIILSYFGISLAILGVIIFLTALLTIKTLETYEGDLITSGIYSRIRHPMYLGFLLWLIGFPLFYGGMYSLILAIPFAINVLYWRHLEELELDKRFVDYKLYKKKTIF
- the rsgA gene encoding ribosome small subunit-dependent GTPase A, translated to MDNLQNLGFDNWFSDKIDLSKTDFNIVRVISVNKNSFVVSNGVKDIYAELTGKFLFNSENSLDMPAVGDWVYAQLFDDSSLAIIHDILSRKTLLKRKASGKKVDYQLIAANIDTAIIMQSLDSNFNLRRLERYLVMINEGKITPAIFLSKSDLINAEEIEQKKNDIRKILPDVKIASFSNNSASDIESIKTLFEPFKTYCLLGSSGVGKTTLLNNLINQELYKTQPIREKDGRGKHTTTRRELIVLENGAIIIDNPGMRELGVISNESGLGDTFNEIDELADQCKYKDCTHTVEAGCAVLEAVERGEISEERYNNYIKIYKESLYNEMSYVEKRQKDKKFGKFFHSTMKDVKKMKGR
- a CDS encoding HAD family hydrolase; translated protein: MKDKLLIIDLDETLIYSSLTRLSFPEDFRVGQYFVYKRPGLENFLKFINENFKLAVWTSSTSEYANDIVKQLFADQSVLKFVWARDKCVSKIDIESREQYWIKDLKKVKKLGFELEKILVIDDSPEKLQRNYGNHIPVIPFVGDLGDDELSRLVNFLESIRNLNSVRSIEKRNWRNTI